From a region of the Zingiber officinale cultivar Zhangliang chromosome 4B, Zo_v1.1, whole genome shotgun sequence genome:
- the LOC121978120 gene encoding uncharacterized protein LOC121978120, which produces MTKKQLQEYRDGTHVSDPDETEEEGINVFITEGREKIFSAEEATQPKKKNKWLIQSKKTIAEVGGEITDAPPPQLVAAVTEESEWITDYSQLKALTKHIYSQEANSQYRPPANETMNPVGFPLKPPGPKPEPMSYVPEPSTRPRRFAKQDTSEWWNLPSAHQQTGAILTLLTQLNKIDDVLLRWEGITKNIVALQNFSDVQDKVDFIENLLGETKRLTWIQWRMAYPTEYQKLVNSTDGRNGTQNIISQIRRIFLLEDPFQGSTDIQDRAYQDLERISYTQVKDIIPFMNDYMNLASKTGRLFTGTELSEKFWLKLPGDLGKRVKAAFEEKYQGNTIGVHPRIIFTYRYLEEECKKEAFSRSLKDLSFYSQIPIPGYYQKTGKRYGARKSTTYKGKPHESHARIEKKKHLIRNKKCKCFLCGEEGHFARDCPKEYKNVRRVAMFEGLELPDDFEIMSVQEGDDQSDAIYSISEGEDQQVLAYEHLYVFIEQRNCYMIGKMGSWQPMV; this is translated from the coding sequence ATGACCAAGAAGCAGTTACAGGAATACAGAGATGGAACCCATGTTTCTGATCCAGATGAAACTGAAGAAGAAGGGATTAATGTTTTTATCACAGAAGGAAGGGAGAAGATATTCTCAGCTGAAGAAGCCACCCAgccaaagaaaaaaaacaaatggCTTATTCAATCTAAGAAGACTATTGCGGAAGTTGGTGGGGAGATAACTGATGCTCCTCCACCACAGCTGGTTGCTGCTGTCACAGAAGAATCAGAATGGATAACTGATTATTCCCAGTTAAAGGCTCTTACTAAACATATTTATTCACAAGAAGCAAACTCTCAATATAGACCCCCAGCTAATGAAACTATGAACCCGGTAGGTTTCCCTCTAAAGCCACCAGGACCTAAACCAGAGCCCATGAGTTATGTTCCTGAGCCATCTACCAGACCCAGAAGGTTCGCCAAACAAGATACATCCGAATGGTGGAACCTACCTTCTGCTCATCAGCAAACGGGTGCCATCTTAACATTGCTAACCCAGCTTAACAAGATTGATGATGTCCTCCTAAGATGGGAAGGTATAACAAAAAATATTGTGGCATTACAAAACTTCTCTGATGTGCAGGATAAAGTAGACTTTATTGAAAATCTACTTGGAGAAACCAAAAGACTAACTTGGATTCAGTGGCGAATGGCCTATCCTACTGAATACCAGAAGCTTGTCAACTCCACTGATGGGAGGAATGGAACACAGAATATAATTTCCCAAATCAGAAGAATATTTTTACTTGAAGACCCTTTTCAGGGATCAACAGATATCCAAGATAGAGCGTATCAAGACCTAGAAAGAATTTCCTATACCCAGGTAAAAGATATAATCCCATTCATGAATGATTATATGAACCTGGCATCTAAAACAGGAAGGTTATTTACTGGGACTGAACTCTCCGAGAAGTTCTGGCTAAAGCTCCCTGGAGACCTGGGAAAAAGAGTAAAAGCAGCCTTCGAAGAAAAATACCAAGGTAACACTATAGGGGTACATCCCAGAATAATATTCACCTATAGGTACCTTGAAGAAGAATGTAAAAAGGAAGCCTTCAGTAGATCCCTTAAGGATCTATCATTTTACAGCCAGATACCTATCCCTGGGTATTATCAAAAGACAGGCAAAAGATATGGAGCCAGGAAGTCTACTACATACAAAGGAAAGCCTCATGAATCCCATGCCCGAATAGAAAAGAAGAAACATTTAATTCGCAATAAGAAATGTAAATGCTTCTTATGTGGCGAGGAGGGGCATTTTGCAAGGGATTGTCCCAAAGAATATAAGAATGTACGAAGAGTAGCCATGTTTGAAGGACTTGAGCTACctgatgattttgaaataatgtcAGTACAAGAAGGCGATGACCAATCCGACGCTATCTATAGCATCTCTGAAGGGGAAGACCAGCAGGTACTTGCTTATGAACACCTATATGTTTTTATTGAACAAAGAAATTGCTACATGATAGGAAAAATGGGGAGCTGGCAACCTATGGTTTGA